From one Flavobacteriales bacterium genomic stretch:
- a CDS encoding SRPBCC domain-containing protein: MKPLKERVTMEFEMHSNPNVLYELISSPSGFSEWYCDDVDVRGDQYTFKWGTDEEATTMIGRKAPEVIRFRRIDDNDDPAAYFEFRIRIDDMTNEVALIVTDHAWPDEVENVRGLWASQIANLTRVLGA; the protein is encoded by the coding sequence ATGAAACCCTTGAAGGAGCGCGTGACCATGGAATTCGAGATGCACAGCAACCCGAACGTGCTGTACGAGCTGATCAGCTCACCCAGCGGCTTCAGCGAATGGTACTGCGACGATGTGGATGTGCGCGGCGACCAGTACACCTTCAAGTGGGGCACCGATGAGGAAGCCACGACCATGATCGGCCGCAAGGCCCCGGAAGTGATCAGGTTCCGACGAATCGACGACAACGACGACCCGGCGGCCTATTTCGAATTCCGCATCCGCATCGACGACATGACCAATGAGGTGGCGCTGATCGTCACCGACCACGCCTGGCCCGACGAGGTGGAGAATGTGCGCGGGCTCTGGGCCTCACAGATCGCCAACCTCACGCGCGTACTAGGCGCTTAG